The following proteins are encoded in a genomic region of Nitrospira sp.:
- a CDS encoding helix-turn-helix domain-containing protein: MLLTVKDLSEQLRIKPGTLYCWAAQGKIPCRKIHGLVRFDSLEIDRWLSAFSPLPSVPAPVGQRKPDHSDVDRLIASAKREVYTSRHGETRPRSSLIGKEEHDGAREA, translated from the coding sequence ATGCTGTTAACGGTCAAAGATCTCTCTGAACAACTGCGAATTAAGCCAGGGACGCTCTATTGCTGGGCTGCACAGGGCAAGATCCCCTGCCGGAAGATCCATGGGTTAGTACGGTTCGATTCCCTTGAGATTGACCGTTGGTTATCCGCCTTCTCGCCCCTACCGTCCGTGCCCGCCCCTGTAGGGCAACGGAAGCCCGACCACTCAGACGTGGACAGACTGATTGCGAGCGCAAAACGCGAGGTCTATACTTCCCGCCACGGGGAAACCAGACCGAGATCAAGCCTCATCGGGAAGGAGGAGCATGATGGGGCTCGTGAAGCGTAA
- the erpA gene encoding iron-sulfur cluster insertion protein ErpA, which translates to MVTISAVAEQKIRELMAEEKDVVGLRVYVRGGGCHGYQYGMAFESKMGEDDTVVEKGDVKVIMDSQSAPLLQGAEVDYVDSVQGSGFSIKNPQAKTTCGCGSSFSA; encoded by the coding sequence ATGGTTACTATTTCAGCAGTTGCAGAACAGAAGATCCGAGAGCTCATGGCAGAAGAGAAGGATGTGGTCGGCCTTCGCGTCTATGTCCGCGGCGGCGGATGCCATGGCTATCAATATGGGATGGCGTTTGAGTCCAAGATGGGCGAAGACGACACCGTCGTGGAAAAAGGTGATGTGAAGGTCATCATGGATTCCCAGAGTGCCCCACTCTTGCAGGGCGCCGAAGTCGATTATGTCGACAGCGTTCAGGGCTCAGGATTCTCGATCAAGAATCCGCAAGCCAAGACGACCTGCGGCTGCGGTAGCTCCTTCAGCGCCTAA
- the folE gene encoding GTP cyclohydrolase I FolE codes for MAKRAAIQRRKPVEHEGGAERPADLGVLQALVTETLLALGENPGRNGLLKTPERVAKALAFMTQGYHRDIDHLLNGALFPIEYDEMVIVKDIDFYSMCEHHLLPFYGKVHVGYLPNKKVVGLSKIPRIVDTFARRLQVQERLTVQIAETLKTKLNAHGVGVVVEARHLCMMMRGVEKQNTVAVSSSMLGAFRTQQQTRLEFLKLIRRSGGGASG; via the coding sequence ATGGCCAAGCGAGCAGCGATCCAACGGCGGAAGCCGGTTGAGCATGAGGGTGGGGCGGAACGACCGGCAGATCTGGGCGTGCTGCAGGCACTCGTCACCGAGACCTTGTTGGCGCTTGGGGAGAACCCGGGCCGTAACGGATTGCTCAAGACTCCCGAGCGCGTGGCCAAGGCGCTCGCGTTCATGACGCAGGGGTATCACCGTGACATCGACCACCTCTTGAACGGGGCGCTCTTTCCGATTGAGTACGATGAAATGGTCATCGTGAAAGACATTGATTTCTACAGCATGTGCGAACACCACCTGTTGCCCTTTTATGGCAAGGTACATGTGGGGTATTTGCCCAACAAGAAAGTGGTTGGCCTTAGCAAGATTCCCCGCATTGTCGATACCTTCGCGCGCCGGCTTCAAGTGCAAGAACGGCTTACCGTGCAGATTGCGGAGACCCTCAAGACCAAGCTCAACGCGCATGGCGTGGGCGTGGTTGTCGAAGCCCGTCACTTGTGCATGATGATGCGTGGGGTGGAAAAACAGAACACGGTCGCCGTCAGCAGTTCTATGCTCGGCGCGTTCCGGACCCAGCAGCAGACCAGGCTGGAGTTCCTGAAGCTCATCCGCCGCAGCGGTGGCGGCGCCTCAGGCTAG
- a CDS encoding adenylosuccinate synthase, protein MGNLVIIGAQWGDEGKGKIVDILAKDANIVVRYQGGSNAGHTVINERGTYIFHLIPSGILYRGTTCVIGNGVVVDPGALIEEMDRLQPLGIAFGKNFAVSQRAHMILPYHKAIDRASEQSKGSRKIGTTGRGIGPSYADKMARVGIRMGDLLNPALFRKKLEENLVEMNWFLERLYKVETFQVDKVFDQYMGYAERLKSYIVDTTTLLNRAINKDKTVLFEGAQGTHLDVDFGTYPFVTSSSSAAGGACTGTGVGPTMIDAVMGIAKAYTTRVGSGPFPTELTDAVGQGLQERGREFGSTTGRARRCGWYDAVVVRHAAQVNGLTSLAVTKLDVLDGCKELKLCVGYRHGGILYKEMPSDLDALMQCEPVYQRVKGWTASTTGATTYKQLPAEAKRYLARIEELAGCRIDMISTGSKRTETIILRNPLKCSRRRPRS, encoded by the coding sequence ATGGGAAATCTCGTCATAATTGGCGCCCAATGGGGCGATGAAGGTAAGGGCAAGATCGTCGATATTTTGGCGAAAGATGCCAATATTGTCGTGCGCTATCAGGGCGGCTCGAATGCGGGACATACGGTCATCAACGAGCGCGGGACCTATATTTTCCATCTGATTCCATCGGGGATTCTCTATCGCGGGACGACGTGTGTCATTGGAAACGGCGTGGTCGTCGATCCAGGTGCGTTGATTGAAGAGATGGATCGGCTCCAACCGTTGGGTATTGCTTTTGGGAAGAATTTTGCCGTCAGCCAACGGGCGCATATGATTCTGCCTTACCATAAGGCCATTGATCGGGCATCCGAGCAGTCAAAGGGCTCGCGCAAGATCGGCACAACCGGTCGCGGGATCGGGCCCTCCTATGCTGATAAAATGGCCCGCGTCGGGATTCGCATGGGCGATTTGTTGAATCCGGCGTTGTTCAGAAAAAAGCTGGAAGAAAATCTCGTCGAAATGAATTGGTTTTTGGAGCGGCTCTATAAAGTCGAGACGTTTCAGGTCGACAAGGTCTTCGATCAATACATGGGCTATGCGGAACGCCTGAAGAGCTATATCGTCGATACGACGACGCTGTTGAATCGGGCGATCAACAAGGATAAGACGGTCTTGTTTGAAGGGGCGCAGGGCACCCACTTGGACGTCGACTTTGGAACCTATCCCTTTGTCACGTCCTCCAGTTCTGCCGCCGGCGGGGCCTGCACCGGGACTGGTGTGGGGCCGACGATGATCGATGCGGTGATGGGAATCGCCAAAGCCTATACGACTCGGGTCGGAAGCGGACCGTTTCCGACGGAGTTGACCGACGCCGTGGGTCAAGGCCTTCAGGAGCGCGGGCGTGAGTTTGGTTCGACCACCGGGCGCGCGCGGCGATGCGGTTGGTACGACGCGGTGGTGGTGCGTCATGCCGCCCAGGTAAACGGCTTGACGTCGCTCGCAGTGACGAAATTGGATGTGCTGGACGGTTGTAAGGAATTAAAATTATGCGTGGGGTATAGACACGGGGGTATCCTCTACAAGGAAATGCCGTCGGACCTGGATGCGCTCATGCAGTGCGAGCCGGTCTATCAACGGGTGAAAGGCTGGACGGCTTCGACGACCGGGGCGACCACGTACAAACAGCTCCCGGCTGAAGCCAAGCGCTACCTGGCACGCATCGAAGAGCTGGCAGGCTGTCGCATCGATATGATCTCGACCGGATCCAAGCGCACCGAAACCATCATACTGCGTAATCCGCTGAAGTGTTCCCGCCGACGACCACGTTCCTAG
- a CDS encoding 6-carboxytetrahydropterin synthase: MGQGSITRRYRFCAAHRLHTDHLSVEENRVVFGKCNNPNGHGHNYVVLVTIGSPGAAQSGRSMGIDGLDRIVADRIVSRFDHRDLNQDPGFATQTTTGENLVLLIWDLLVAEIPEGQLKKVAVIETRDNYFEYTGSASVAARS; this comes from the coding sequence ATGGGACAGGGCAGCATCACCAGGCGGTATCGATTCTGCGCCGCACATCGGTTGCACACCGACCATTTATCGGTTGAAGAAAACCGGGTGGTCTTCGGCAAGTGCAACAATCCCAACGGGCACGGGCATAATTATGTGGTGCTTGTGACGATCGGGAGTCCCGGTGCCGCGCAGAGCGGGCGATCGATGGGCATCGATGGGCTTGATCGGATCGTCGCCGACCGGATTGTGAGCCGATTCGATCATCGGGATCTGAACCAGGACCCCGGATTTGCTACGCAGACAACGACAGGGGAAAATCTGGTGTTACTGATCTGGGATTTGCTCGTCGCGGAAATTCCGGAAGGGCAACTGAAGAAAGTCGCCGTCATCGAGACGAGGGACAATTATTTCGAATACACGGGGTCGGCCTCGGTTGCGGCGAGATCCTAG
- a CDS encoding alpha/beta fold hydrolase — MHTTVNGITLAYSDSGAGVPIVLLHAFPLNRTMWAEQEAALSSQFRVITIDLRGHGESDAPLWHYSFDQAADDVRALLDHLSITQALFVGLSMGGYVLLAFYRKYADRVKGMVLADTKAQADTPEGKAGRFQMAQIAYKQGSPAIADIMIQKLLSPATIQSKPEIVQRIRTMIEGNQISGIAGDLMAMAERPDSVPLLKQITCPTQIIVGELDQATPPADAKFMAEQIPQARLAIIPGAAHLANIEQPGKFTRLIEEFGSELKT, encoded by the coding sequence GTGCACACAACAGTGAACGGCATCACCTTGGCTTATAGCGACTCAGGCGCCGGCGTTCCAATTGTCCTCCTGCATGCCTTTCCGCTGAACCGCACCATGTGGGCTGAGCAGGAAGCCGCTCTGTCTTCGCAGTTTCGTGTGATCACAATCGATCTGCGTGGACACGGCGAATCCGATGCACCGCTGTGGCACTACAGCTTCGATCAGGCTGCCGACGATGTCCGTGCATTGCTGGACCATCTATCCATCACGCAAGCCCTGTTCGTGGGACTGTCGATGGGCGGCTATGTCCTCTTGGCGTTCTACCGAAAGTATGCGGACCGGGTAAAAGGAATGGTACTGGCTGACACGAAGGCACAAGCCGATACGCCCGAAGGTAAAGCGGGGCGCTTCCAGATGGCACAGATCGCTTATAAGCAGGGATCACCCGCCATTGCGGACATCATGATCCAGAAGCTCTTGAGTCCTGCGACGATTCAGTCGAAACCTGAGATTGTTCAGCGAATCAGAACGATGATCGAAGGGAACCAGATCAGCGGAATTGCGGGAGATTTGATGGCGATGGCCGAGCGACCGGACTCAGTGCCGTTATTGAAGCAGATCACCTGCCCCACCCAGATCATCGTTGGCGAACTGGATCAGGCGACCCCGCCGGCTGATGCGAAATTCATGGCCGAGCAAATTCCCCAAGCCAGGCTGGCCATCATCCCGGGAGCCGCGCACCTGGCAAACATCGAACAGCCGGGAAAGTTTACCCGTCTTATTGAAGAATTTGGCTCAGAACTGAAGACGTAG
- a CDS encoding tyrosine-type recombinase/integrase, whose product MMGLVKRKHVWWMSFMYQGQQVRRSTGTTDKRLAEAILCKVKVQITEGRFFETREEQDRTFREMMDRYLKERAVLKAPKSYVRDVTALNHLLPVFGDKVLAMITPKILAGYKAQRRIERAAPATINKELQLVRHAFNLAMREWEWCRENPMHRVSMEPVRNEVDRWLTANEEERLLGSASPWLREIMGFALNTGMRQGEILNLQWQDVDFARGTLMVMKSKNGTRRTIPLNATVYELLAAKQAVTGATCGPVFKTPLGNELQVRYLVREFCEARDRAGIPDFRFHDMRHTFATRLVQRGVDLYKVQRLLGHKTSTMTQRYAHHSPESLRDGVNVLDGPQPQRFSTNLAQGALEAASERVETLRST is encoded by the coding sequence ATGATGGGGCTCGTGAAGCGTAAACACGTCTGGTGGATGAGTTTCATGTATCAAGGACAACAGGTCCGCCGTAGCACAGGGACGACGGACAAACGGTTGGCGGAAGCGATTTTGTGCAAGGTAAAGGTCCAAATCACCGAAGGCCGGTTCTTCGAAACACGTGAGGAACAGGACCGGACCTTTCGAGAAATGATGGATCGTTACCTGAAAGAGCGTGCGGTGCTAAAGGCTCCGAAGAGCTATGTGCGAGACGTCACAGCCTTGAACCATCTCCTGCCGGTGTTTGGAGATAAGGTGCTCGCCATGATCACGCCGAAGATACTCGCGGGCTATAAGGCCCAACGGCGAATCGAACGAGCGGCTCCGGCGACGATCAACAAGGAGCTACAGCTCGTGCGTCATGCGTTCAATCTGGCGATGCGTGAATGGGAGTGGTGCCGGGAGAACCCCATGCACCGAGTCTCTATGGAGCCTGTGCGGAATGAAGTGGACCGCTGGCTGACGGCCAATGAAGAAGAACGCCTACTCGGCTCTGCTTCACCCTGGCTCAGAGAGATTATGGGATTCGCGTTGAATACAGGGATGCGCCAAGGGGAAATCCTAAACCTGCAATGGCAGGACGTGGATTTTGCGCGAGGCACGCTGATGGTGATGAAGAGCAAGAACGGCACGCGCCGCACCATTCCCCTGAATGCGACGGTGTACGAACTGCTCGCCGCGAAACAAGCGGTGACAGGAGCTACCTGCGGACCCGTCTTCAAAACTCCGCTGGGCAATGAACTCCAAGTTCGTTACCTGGTTCGTGAATTCTGTGAAGCGCGTGATCGGGCGGGAATTCCAGACTTCCGCTTTCACGATATGCGACACACATTCGCAACGCGACTCGTGCAGCGTGGAGTGGATTTGTACAAGGTACAACGGCTGCTCGGGCACAAGACCAGCACCATGACGCAACGCTACGCACATCATTCGCCGGAGAGTCTACGAGACGGCGTCAATGTCTTGGATGGGCCGCAACCGCAGCGGTTTAGCACAAATTTAGCACAAGGGGCTTTGGAGGCTGCTTCTGAGAGGGTAGAGACTCTCAGAAGTACTTGA
- a CDS encoding replication-associated recombination protein A, with amino-acid sequence MPTPRDPEPDLFAAPQSGRKAEAPLAERMRPREFADFAGQDEIVGQDRPLRKAIESDRLSSVIFWGPPGSGKTTLAHLIARHTKAHFVAFSAVTGGIPELREIIKAAEHRLALQQQKTVLFVDEIHRFNKAQQDAFLPHVERGTVILVGATTENPSFEVISPLMSRSILVVLKSLSDEALGQILDRALTDSEIGLGQLKARLSPGARQRLVAFGNGDARALLTAAEFVVTQAPVGADGTRCIDEALLTVALNKQVLRYDKAGEEHYNVISAYIKSLRDSDPNGALYWLARMLEAGEDPKFIARRMVIFASEDVGNADPMGLLVANAVAQAVQFIGLPEAQINLAHGTTYLASAPKDNASYIGLLEAKEDAQVHGNLGVPLHLRNAVTSLMKGIGYGKGYRYVHDDPQAKVDQAHLPDVLKERQYYRPKPRP; translated from the coding sequence ATGCCGACCCCGCGTGATCCAGAGCCAGACTTGTTTGCTGCTCCCCAGTCTGGCAGGAAGGCGGAAGCCCCGCTGGCGGAACGGATGCGTCCGCGGGAGTTTGCCGACTTTGCCGGGCAGGATGAGATCGTCGGGCAGGATCGGCCGCTGCGCAAGGCCATCGAGTCCGATCGTCTGTCATCGGTGATCTTCTGGGGCCCGCCTGGATCCGGCAAGACCACGCTGGCACATCTCATCGCCCGCCACACGAAAGCGCATTTCGTGGCATTCTCAGCAGTGACGGGCGGCATTCCTGAACTGCGCGAGATCATCAAGGCGGCCGAACATCGGCTCGCGTTGCAGCAGCAGAAGACGGTCCTCTTCGTCGACGAAATCCATCGCTTCAACAAAGCCCAACAGGACGCCTTTCTTCCCCACGTCGAACGGGGTACGGTGATTCTGGTTGGGGCGACGACGGAGAATCCCTCATTTGAAGTGATCAGCCCGCTGATGTCGCGCTCGATCCTGGTTGTGCTCAAGTCGCTGTCCGACGAAGCGTTGGGCCAGATTCTTGACCGGGCACTCACCGACTCAGAAATTGGCCTGGGGCAGTTGAAAGCCCGTCTGTCGCCTGGAGCGCGGCAGCGCCTGGTCGCATTCGGCAACGGCGATGCGCGCGCGTTATTGACGGCTGCCGAGTTCGTGGTGACGCAGGCGCCTGTCGGCGCGGATGGAACGAGATGCATTGACGAGGCGTTGCTGACCGTCGCGCTGAATAAACAGGTGCTCCGGTACGACAAGGCGGGAGAGGAGCATTACAACGTCATTTCCGCCTACATCAAAAGCCTGCGCGATTCCGATCCGAACGGGGCGCTCTATTGGCTTGCGCGAATGTTGGAGGCTGGAGAGGATCCGAAATTCATCGCACGCCGCATGGTCATTTTTGCTTCGGAGGACGTCGGGAATGCCGATCCCATGGGACTTTTGGTGGCCAATGCCGTAGCTCAGGCCGTGCAATTTATCGGACTTCCAGAGGCCCAAATCAATCTCGCTCATGGGACGACCTATCTGGCGTCTGCACCGAAGGACAATGCGTCCTATATCGGCTTATTGGAGGCCAAGGAGGATGCTCAAGTCCATGGAAATCTTGGGGTCCCGTTGCATTTGCGGAATGCCGTGACTTCGCTCATGAAGGGGATTGGATATGGGAAAGGGTATCGATACGTCCATGATGATCCCCAGGCCAAGGTCGATCAGGCGCATCTCCCCGACGTTTTGAAAGAACGGCAGTACTATCGGCCGAAGCCTCGCCCATAA
- the nuoF gene encoding NADH-quinone oxidoreductase subunit NuoF, with amino-acid sequence MSIATEPRLVQKLEGAPWEIEGYLKVGGYEAWKRCVDGFKADDVVAELKKAGLRGRGGAGFPTGVKWDKVLNHRVKEHYFVCNAGEHEPGTFKDRYLLKTLPHQLIEGCLIAAHTVQAKAAFIYVNHEYEEERENLKKALAEAKARGLVGKNVLGKGYDVELQVFEGHGSYVAGEETAMLESMQGRPAMPRQKPPFYPTDFGLYGKPTLVNNVETLCNIPRILYKGASWFTQVGTEKCPGTMMFSLSGSVNRPGVYEMPMGVTIRELIEKCGGGVKGGRQIKAVFPGGPAFSMVTADQLDLQMDFDSLKKAGTGLGSAGTIVIDDATCMVAATLKYSNFFKGESCGQCPPCRMGTNNLATLMAKIEEGQGTQKDMDSLLQLCGFVKGTGYCTLVTGAAVLVQSSVKLFQKEYEEHLRLQRCPFKPSPVGV; translated from the coding sequence ATGTCCATTGCGACTGAACCCCGTCTAGTCCAGAAGCTTGAGGGCGCACCCTGGGAGATCGAAGGATATCTCAAGGTGGGAGGCTATGAGGCGTGGAAGCGGTGTGTCGACGGCTTCAAGGCCGACGATGTCGTGGCCGAGTTGAAGAAGGCCGGGCTGCGAGGCCGGGGCGGCGCCGGATTCCCGACCGGGGTCAAATGGGACAAGGTTCTCAATCATCGAGTGAAGGAACACTATTTTGTCTGTAATGCCGGTGAGCATGAGCCGGGAACGTTCAAGGATCGATACTTACTCAAGACGCTTCCCCACCAATTGATCGAAGGGTGCCTGATTGCCGCCCATACCGTTCAAGCCAAAGCCGCATTCATTTATGTGAACCACGAATACGAAGAAGAACGGGAGAACCTGAAGAAGGCGTTGGCTGAGGCCAAGGCGCGAGGGCTGGTAGGGAAGAATGTGCTGGGGAAGGGGTACGACGTCGAACTGCAGGTATTCGAAGGCCACGGGAGCTATGTGGCCGGTGAAGAAACCGCGATGTTGGAGTCGATGCAAGGCCGTCCGGCCATGCCCCGTCAGAAACCACCGTTTTATCCCACGGATTTCGGCCTCTACGGGAAGCCGACATTAGTGAACAATGTGGAGACGCTCTGTAACATCCCGCGGATTCTGTATAAGGGCGCATCCTGGTTTACGCAGGTTGGAACGGAGAAATGTCCCGGTACGATGATGTTCTCGCTGAGCGGATCGGTGAATCGCCCGGGGGTCTATGAAATGCCGATGGGCGTGACCATCCGTGAACTGATCGAGAAGTGCGGCGGCGGCGTCAAGGGCGGTCGGCAGATCAAGGCCGTATTCCCCGGTGGCCCGGCCTTCTCGATGGTCACGGCCGATCAGCTTGATTTGCAGATGGACTTCGATTCGCTCAAGAAAGCTGGAACAGGATTGGGCAGTGCGGGAACGATTGTGATCGACGATGCGACCTGCATGGTGGCGGCGACGCTGAAATACTCGAATTTTTTCAAGGGTGAGAGCTGCGGGCAATGTCCGCCTTGCCGGATGGGGACGAACAATCTGGCCACATTGATGGCGAAGATCGAAGAGGGCCAGGGTACGCAAAAAGATATGGATAGCCTGTTGCAGCTCTGCGGTTTCGTGAAGGGGACCGGCTACTGCACCCTGGTGACCGGTGCCGCGGTCCTGGTGCAGAGTAGCGTGAAGTTGTTCCAGAAAGAGTACGAAGAGCATCTCCGGTTGCAGCGTTGTCCGTTCAAGCCGTCGCCGGTGGGGGTATAA
- a CDS encoding PilZ domain-containing protein, whose protein sequence is MKRGESKQSVAAAVASERRKFVRATLVGSALIAPKSGGRASTAVLDNVNKIGAGLHTKDRFPINERVTVSLAFLDSDGADQQEKLEGTVAWVKDWEKGFLTGVVWDDLVTKDKNRWLFYYLEETIRSSV, encoded by the coding sequence ATGAAGCGCGGAGAGTCGAAGCAATCAGTTGCAGCCGCGGTCGCCAGTGAGCGACGCAAGTTCGTCCGTGCGACCTTGGTGGGTTCTGCTCTCATTGCCCCCAAAAGCGGTGGCCGCGCCAGTACGGCTGTGCTCGACAATGTGAATAAGATCGGCGCCGGCCTGCACACCAAGGATCGTTTCCCCATCAATGAGCGAGTGACCGTGTCTCTCGCATTCTTAGACTCAGACGGCGCCGACCAGCAGGAAAAGCTGGAGGGAACAGTCGCCTGGGTAAAGGATTGGGAAAAAGGATTTTTGACGGGGGTGGTGTGGGACGACCTGGTGACCAAAGACAAGAACCGCTGGCTCTTCTACTACCTCGAAGAAACAATTAGATCTTCTGTGTAG
- a CDS encoding ABC-F family ATP-binding cassette domain-containing protein: MLQIESVHKQYSTRILLEGASAHLRPGSRVGLVGPNGAGKTTLFRMILGEESPDKGTIRKRPRLRIGYLPQELETIIGKNVLDATHRDLYPEHEAERILMGLGFSEIDFTRQVEKLSGGYRMRVALAHLLLTNPDVLMLDEPTNHLDKPTQRWFEQFLLDSEMTLLLISHDTAFLDRVVTHTWDLRHHKIEEYRGNYTAFQRLKAERDAQREAAAGRQAKEVARVQTFVDRFRYQANKASQVQSRIKQLEKVKMIEVKRDPKRVKFKFPLPAASGRQVLELDGAAKRYGEKVVYERVDCSIERGQRVALVGENGAGKSTLLKMLAGALEPDKGKRTVGHGVTLHYFAQHQAETLNPEHSILQSLSEVSHQAEMNFLRGIAGAFLFTGDDQKKPIKALSGGERNRVALARMLVEPANTLLLDEPTNHLDPASVDMLTDALSDFPGTIIFISHDPTFLTRVCTRVIEIEEGKARSFTGDYEYYLWKKAQEIDSIKESSDDLKGADRGKNAGPTRAMASQAPAKSSAGDRRDLNKTQARLEKQVTRAEADIAECESKIRARDLELADPSLYKEKSTAWSDLQIEYDGWKKDLVRLTARWETLSAELEDVKQKLTAFA; this comes from the coding sequence ATGCTACAAATCGAATCAGTCCATAAACAATACTCCACGAGAATTCTGCTTGAGGGCGCATCGGCCCACCTTCGCCCGGGTTCCCGAGTGGGATTAGTTGGACCGAATGGGGCCGGCAAAACCACGCTCTTTCGAATGATCCTCGGGGAAGAATCTCCGGACAAAGGCACTATCCGCAAGCGTCCGCGGCTCCGCATCGGGTACCTGCCGCAGGAGCTCGAAACGATCATCGGCAAAAATGTGCTGGATGCGACCCATCGCGATCTCTACCCCGAACACGAGGCAGAGCGGATCCTCATGGGATTGGGATTTTCTGAAATCGATTTCACCCGGCAGGTCGAAAAGCTCTCCGGGGGCTATCGCATGCGAGTCGCCTTAGCCCATCTGCTGCTCACCAACCCTGACGTCCTTATGCTCGACGAACCGACCAACCACCTGGACAAACCGACCCAACGCTGGTTCGAGCAATTCCTTCTGGACTCGGAAATGACGCTGTTGCTCATCAGCCACGACACCGCATTCCTTGATCGTGTCGTCACCCACACCTGGGATCTCCGGCACCATAAGATCGAAGAATATCGCGGCAACTACACCGCCTTCCAACGTCTCAAGGCGGAGCGGGATGCCCAGCGTGAGGCCGCTGCGGGACGCCAGGCGAAAGAAGTCGCACGGGTTCAAACCTTCGTGGATCGTTTCCGCTACCAGGCCAACAAAGCCAGCCAGGTTCAATCGCGCATCAAGCAGCTTGAGAAGGTCAAGATGATCGAAGTGAAGCGCGATCCGAAGCGGGTGAAGTTCAAATTCCCCCTCCCCGCGGCGAGCGGGCGGCAAGTCCTTGAGTTGGATGGCGCGGCCAAGCGCTATGGGGAAAAAGTAGTCTACGAACGGGTTGATTGCTCGATCGAACGCGGGCAACGCGTTGCGCTGGTGGGAGAAAACGGAGCCGGGAAAAGCACGTTACTCAAGATGCTCGCGGGAGCGCTGGAGCCGGATAAAGGCAAGAGAACGGTCGGCCATGGCGTGACGTTGCACTACTTCGCCCAGCACCAGGCCGAGACCTTGAATCCAGAACATTCGATTCTCCAATCCCTCTCGGAAGTGTCCCATCAAGCGGAGATGAACTTCCTCCGCGGGATCGCCGGCGCCTTTCTCTTTACCGGTGACGATCAAAAAAAACCGATCAAGGCGCTGAGCGGAGGGGAACGCAACCGCGTTGCGCTTGCACGCATGCTGGTCGAGCCGGCCAACACGTTGTTACTCGATGAGCCGACCAACCATCTCGACCCGGCGTCGGTCGACATGCTCACCGATGCCCTCTCGGATTTCCCCGGCACGATCATCTTTATTTCGCACGACCCGACGTTTCTGACGAGAGTCTGCACACGCGTCATTGAGATCGAAGAAGGCAAGGCCCGCAGCTTTACCGGTGACTACGAGTATTACTTGTGGAAGAAAGCGCAGGAAATCGACTCTATTAAGGAATCAAGCGACGACTTAAAGGGAGCGGATCGCGGGAAAAACGCCGGACCAACCAGAGCCATGGCGTCGCAGGCTCCAGCCAAGTCCTCAGCCGGAGACCGTCGGGATTTGAACAAAACCCAAGCCCGGCTGGAAAAGCAGGTCACACGCGCCGAAGCCGACATCGCCGAGTGTGAGTCGAAAATTAGAGCGCGAGACCTTGAGCTGGCCGATCCCTCGCTCTACAAAGAGAAGTCTACCGCCTGGAGCGATCTCCAGATCGAGTATGACGGGTGGAAGAAGGACCTTGTGCGGCTCACCGCCCGATGGGAGACCTTGTCAGCCGAGCTGGAAGACGTGAAGCAGAAGCTCACGGCCTTCGCCTAG
- a CDS encoding 2Fe-2S iron-sulfur cluster-binding protein — protein sequence MPRVTFIHPQGKSGTVTRNLTLLDAAKELGFSLNHDCGGNASCTTCRVEVQSGRDQLSEIDFDEQDLLDRENLSEPWHRLGCQARVLGDVVVRVPESKFADPKFEEPSAIQSEAQGVDIR from the coding sequence ATGCCGCGCGTGACTTTCATCCATCCCCAAGGGAAAAGCGGCACGGTGACCAGAAACCTGACCTTACTGGATGCCGCCAAGGAGTTGGGGTTCTCGCTGAATCACGATTGCGGGGGCAATGCGTCCTGCACGACCTGCCGGGTTGAGGTGCAGTCCGGCCGTGATCAGCTGTCCGAGATCGACTTCGACGAGCAGGATTTGCTGGATCGGGAAAACTTGAGTGAACCATGGCATCGACTGGGCTGTCAGGCGAGAGTGTTGGGCGATGTCGTCGTGCGGGTTCCGGAGTCCAAGTTTGCGGATCCTAAGTTTGAGGAGCCTTCAGCCATACAATCAGAGGCGCAGGGAGTTGATATTCGGTAG